One Leptospira kirschneri serovar Cynopteri str. 3522 CT DNA segment encodes these proteins:
- the recD gene encoding exodeoxyribonuclease V subunit alpha, whose protein sequence is MGGIQLTFIEKLRTDILELVKLSELEKKNSIKVSEEDSNYILEILNSLWSATQEGSLCVPVKQEWRKILKIKLPGLVVDRFENTEWVYFEKNYYSKIELERLLKERIENEISVNVDTGRVDKILKDLESKSFSLKKNQKKAIFSCLNSSFQIVSGGPGTGKTTVVAFLLQILNELGQLPSPEKIALVAPTGRAAQRLTESVQENLKKISTSLENGFLRGQTIHGLLNYKQSLGGFYYNQERYLPHRLIIVDEVSMVDLNLMLSLWSSIPKNETIKEKTIPFRFILIGDPHQLPSVEKGAVLSDFLSALESKRTRFVSKLEESNRQQPNANGKVSKIVTLAEEILRYSPENLNLGTKIDENFPKTIQIKENIQYKSEVVWLQNIENTTSDYFSRDELVEKLWKEIFYPQIDRIASWKIQDSFCFNKPDFIQKFQEELKRFRCLTIFRSGYWGVDAIQTKIMNLAAQNFFLGKGGNFFAKRLSKGIYFVGLPILITRNDKNRKLFNGDIGIVLKTESTGELRAVFPVEGKLFQFALDTLPEHEPAFVMSVHKSQGSEYDTILMYLPDSIEEEKSHGLLNRQVLYTAITRAKKQVILAGNPQTWEIGIANSQNRNTGFRI, encoded by the coding sequence ATGGGAGGAATCCAATTGACTTTTATCGAAAAATTAAGAACGGATATTTTAGAACTGGTAAAATTGTCGGAACTCGAAAAGAAAAATTCGATAAAAGTATCTGAAGAAGACTCAAACTATATATTAGAAATATTGAATTCTCTTTGGAGCGCCACTCAGGAAGGAAGTTTATGTGTTCCCGTAAAACAAGAGTGGAGGAAAATTTTAAAAATAAAACTTCCCGGTCTGGTTGTGGATCGGTTCGAAAATACGGAATGGGTGTATTTCGAAAAAAACTATTATTCTAAGATCGAATTGGAACGTCTTTTAAAAGAAAGGATCGAAAATGAAATTTCGGTTAATGTAGATACGGGTCGAGTCGACAAGATTCTAAAAGATTTGGAATCAAAAAGTTTTTCACTAAAAAAAAATCAAAAAAAAGCGATCTTTTCTTGTTTAAACTCATCTTTTCAAATTGTAAGCGGAGGACCTGGTACTGGAAAAACGACCGTAGTAGCATTTTTATTACAAATTTTGAATGAACTGGGACAACTTCCTTCTCCGGAAAAAATTGCACTTGTCGCACCGACAGGAAGAGCGGCGCAGAGACTAACGGAATCGGTTCAGGAAAATTTAAAAAAAATTTCCACGTCTCTCGAAAACGGATTTTTAAGGGGGCAGACGATTCACGGACTTTTAAACTACAAACAGTCGTTAGGTGGGTTTTATTATAATCAAGAAAGATACCTTCCACATAGACTAATTATCGTGGACGAAGTTTCTATGGTGGATTTGAATCTGATGCTTTCTCTTTGGAGCTCGATTCCTAAAAATGAGACGATTAAAGAAAAAACGATACCATTTCGGTTTATATTGATCGGAGATCCACATCAACTTCCTTCTGTCGAAAAAGGAGCCGTGTTAAGCGATTTTTTATCCGCGTTAGAATCTAAACGAACTCGTTTTGTTTCTAAATTAGAAGAAAGTAATCGTCAACAACCGAACGCAAACGGAAAAGTTTCAAAGATTGTAACACTCGCCGAAGAAATTTTAAGATATTCCCCTGAAAACCTAAACTTAGGAACTAAGATAGATGAAAATTTTCCAAAAACGATTCAAATCAAGGAGAATATTCAATATAAAAGTGAAGTAGTATGGTTACAAAATATTGAAAATACTACTTCGGATTATTTTTCTAGGGACGAGTTAGTCGAAAAACTTTGGAAAGAAATTTTTTATCCTCAAATTGATAGAATTGCTTCTTGGAAAATTCAGGATTCTTTTTGTTTTAATAAACCGGATTTTATTCAAAAATTTCAAGAAGAACTGAAACGATTTCGTTGTCTTACGATTTTTAGAAGTGGTTATTGGGGAGTGGATGCGATTCAGACAAAGATTATGAACTTGGCCGCTCAAAATTTTTTTCTCGGAAAAGGCGGAAACTTTTTCGCAAAACGACTTTCCAAGGGAATTTATTTTGTGGGTCTTCCCATTTTAATTACTCGAAACGATAAAAACAGAAAACTTTTCAACGGAGATATTGGAATCGTATTAAAAACGGAATCTACTGGAGAACTTAGGGCAGTATTTCCTGTTGAAGGAAAACTCTTTCAGTTTGCGTTAGACACTCTTCCAGAACACGAACCGGCGTTTGTGATGAGTGTACATAAAAGTCAGGGATCTGAATATGATACAATCCTAATGTACCTCCCAGATTCTATAGAAGAGGAAAAGTCTCATGGACTACTCAATCGTCAGGTTCTTTATACTGCAATTACAAGAGCTAAAAAACAAGTAATCTTGGCCGGAAATCCACAGACCTGGGAAATCGGAATCGCCAATTCTCAAAATAGAAATACTGGGTTTAGAATCTAA